The DNA segment CCTGATGCGGTTCGGACCGGTTCGGGAATTATCGAAAGAGCTCTCAGGTGCTCTCTCGATAGCATCACTTAGGTGCCTCCGGTCGATACGACCGACCATGAGTGAGTCACCCGGCACACCGACGCTCCCACAGGTGGCACTGATCGCCGTCTTCGTCACGGCGCTGGTGACCGCCCAGTTGACCGCCGCGAAGATCCTCGCGTTCTCGATCCCGCTCTCGTTGCCGCTTACGGGCAGCGAACTCGTCATGCCGGGGGCAGCCCTCGCGTACGCACTCACGTACTTCGCGAGTGACTGCTACACTGAGCTGTACGGCAAACGCGCCGGCCAGATCGTCGTCAACGCCGCGTTCGCCATGAACTTCGTCGCGCTCGCGCTGGTCCTCTCGACAGCGGCCGCTCCGGTGTATCAGTTTTCCCCCGTCGGCGCCGGCGAGTTCGAATCGGTACTGTTGCCGGCCGGTTCCATCGTCGCCGGGAGTTCGATCGCCTACCTCGTCAGCCAGAACTGGGACGTCTGGCTATTCCACCGGATCCGCGAGGAGACCGGCCGCGAAAAGCTCTGGCTTCGCAATATCGCCTCGACAGGGACGAGTCAAGCGATCGATACCGTCATCTTCGTCTCCGTCGCGTTCTACATCGCACCATCCGTCATCGGCGGCGATCCCATGGAGTTCACGCCACTCGCCGCTCTCATGATCGGCCAGTACATCCTGAAACTGGCCATCGCGCTCGTCGATACGCCGATCGTCTACGCCGTCGTCCGACTCGTCCGCGAGCGATCCACGACGCCGACGAGCGGCGCCGTCGCCGCCGAGTAAGCACCCGACGATCGGTTTCCGGCGGGCAAACGTCCGCCCAACAGCCGGCGACCTGAACCGACGCGGGTTTGTGTTCTCACGGGAGACCCTGCGGTATGGATCCACGCGTCCGCGAGCACGCCGCGGTGCTCGTCGACTGGAGCGCTCGCGTCGAGGCCGGCGACGACGTCGTCCTGTCGGTCGGCCCCGACGCGCACGAACTGGCCGTCGCCGTCGCCGAAAAACTGGGTGAGCGCGGCGCGAATCTCCTGGCGACGTACGATTCCGGCGACCTCACTCGCGCCTACCAGCGCGCCCACGACGGCGACTTCGAGGAATCGACCCACGAACTGGCACTGTACGAGGCCGCCGACGTCTACCTGTCCATCGGCGGCGCCCGTAACACGAGCGCGACGGCCGACGTCCCCGGCGAGACGCGCCAGGCCTACCGCAGCGCCCACCAGGATGTCCGCGAGACGCGCTACGACACGCGCTGGGTGTCGACCGTCCACCCGACGCGCTCGCTCGCCCAGCAGGCGAACATGGCCTACGAGGCGTACCGCGACTTCGCCTACGACGCCATCCTCCGCGACTGGGAGTCGCTCGCCGACGAGATGGCCAAGCTGAAAGAACGCCTCGACGCCGGCAGCGAGGTCCGCCTCGTCGGCCCGGGCACCGACCTCACGATGGCGATCGAGGGCCGAACCGCGGTCAACAGCGCCGCCTCCGTCGCCTACGACTCGCACAACCTCCCGAGCGGCGAGGTCTTCACCGCCCCGTACGCGGCCGACGGCGAGGTGACCTTCGACGTCCCGATGACGATTCAGGACCAGCCCGTCCGCGACGTCACCCTCCGCTTCGAGGACGGCGAGGTCGTCGACTACGACGCCGAACAGGGCGAATCCGTGATCGCGGACGTGCTCGACACCGACGAGGGCGCACGCCGCCTCGGCGAACTCGGCATCGGGATGAATCGCGGTATCGATCGCTTCACGGATAGCAT comes from the Halovivax cerinus genome and includes:
- a CDS encoding queuosine precursor transporter, which produces MSESPGTPTLPQVALIAVFVTALVTAQLTAAKILAFSIPLSLPLTGSELVMPGAALAYALTYFASDCYTELYGKRAGQIVVNAAFAMNFVALALVLSTAAAPVYQFSPVGAGEFESVLLPAGSIVAGSSIAYLVSQNWDVWLFHRIREETGREKLWLRNIASTGTSQAIDTVIFVSVAFYIAPSVIGGDPMEFTPLAALMIGQYILKLAIALVDTPIVYAVVRLVRERSTTPTSGAVAAE
- a CDS encoding aminopeptidase, encoding MDPRVREHAAVLVDWSARVEAGDDVVLSVGPDAHELAVAVAEKLGERGANLLATYDSGDLTRAYQRAHDGDFEESTHELALYEAADVYLSIGGARNTSATADVPGETRQAYRSAHQDVRETRYDTRWVSTVHPTRSLAQQANMAYEAYRDFAYDAILRDWESLADEMAKLKERLDAGSEVRLVGPGTDLTMAIEGRTAVNSAASVAYDSHNLPSGEVFTAPYAADGEVTFDVPMTIQDQPVRDVTLRFEDGEVVDYDAEQGESVIADVLDTDEGARRLGELGIGMNRGIDRFTDSILFDEKMGDTVHLALGRAYDACLPDGESGTESAVHVDMITDVSEGSRLEVDDDVVQRNGTFQWEDGFGE